In the genome of Lathyrus oleraceus cultivar Zhongwan6 chromosome 4, CAAS_Psat_ZW6_1.0, whole genome shotgun sequence, the window TATCGCTTCATGGATTGTCAAGTTCCTTCTCCAACGTGGTTACACTGTCAGAGCCACTGTTCGTGATCCAAGTAAGTGCTTCTTTCTCTTTATATGAACTCATCAACATTCTTGTTCTTTTTGTTTCGCTTATTTGATTGGTGTGAAAACAGGTGATCCTAAAAAGGTTGACCACTTGATTAAACTTGATGGTGCAAAAGAGAGGTTGCAACTCTTTAAGGCAGATCTTTTGGAACAAGGTTCTTTTGACTCTATTGTTGAGGGTTGTGATGGCGTCTTTCATACTGCTTCACCTGTTCGTTTTGTCATTGACGACCCTCAGGTTCATTCTATTCTATTGTTTATAAATAGTTGAAAGCAGTGTGCTTGTTATTAGGTTTTATGTTGAGCCTAATTCATCCTTAGGCCCTAATAGCATATTCGGTTTTATTTAGACCTAATTCATCTACAAAACCAACTTGTAAGGTCATAGATGTAACATTTTTAAAATTCTTTTCGAGCCTAATCTCTTTTCATGTGCGTGTTGGGTTTTTCCTTGTGTCAAAAAACATTCTATTTTTAGTGCTATATTCATTACTCAGACTCTTAACATAAAGAACTTCATCTGCTGACCTATTTAGCACTTTCCATTAGTAcatgttgatgaaagaagttttctttttctttcttgaAATGATATTTTTTAGCTGGTTTTCATAGTTTACAAGTCAATTGAAAAAGGATAATCTTTACCTGCACTTTCTTAAATACGGTTTGGTTTTTTGAAAAACTTATCAGTCTAAGGTTAAAAACTACTTTTCTATGTTCTCTTTCCGAAATAGATTAGTTGCCGGTGTATGCACCGTTAATTTTGATTTCTTTATTTCAGGCTGAGTTGATTGATCCGGCGGTGAAGGGAACTCTTAATGTTCTTAAATCATGTGCGAAATCACCATCTGTGAAACGGGTTGTCTTAACTTCTTCTACTTCTGCAGTTGCATTTAACACAAGGCCGAAAAATCCTGGAGTCATAGTTGATGAGACATGGTTTTCAGATCCAGATTTCTGTAGGGAATCACAGGTTAGCATTGTTTTTCCTATTCAGAATGAAAGCCTGAAGCTTGTGAAGCTGGGCTATGCGATTTTGATGTGGTTTACCTGAAGTAAGAATTGTATGATGTGTTTTTAGTTGTTATGAGATAAAGCCTTGGATGATATTACAAATAATAAATGCTAACCTACAAGGGAATATGGAACTCAATCCAAAGGAACAATCTATGTTATTCTAAATTACTCTAAGATACAATTAATATCACAAgatattattttataaattagCGCATTTTTTTTTGCCAACTTTCATTTGTCTTTTCAGTTATGGTACACACTTTCAAAGACTTTGGCTGAGGCTGCAGCATGGAAATTTGTAAATGAAAACAACATTGACATGGTTGTTATTAATCCAGCTACGGTTGAGGGACCTCTCTTACAACCAGAGGTTAACGAAAGTGTTAAACCAATTTTAAACCTAATAAATGGTAATTCTTTCGTGACATAAAAAGCTTATATTAGTATGTGGACTTGCAATGTGTCAAATATCATGTAATGTCATATTTATTCCAAAAAAGATTGTCCTGTTGCATAATAAAACAACTCCCTGAGTGTTTGAATGCAGGTATACCTTTTCCAAATAATACTCTTGGATTGGTCAATGTGAAAGATGTTGCGAACGCCCATATTCACGCGTATGAGATTGCTTCAGCTAGCGGAAGATATTGTTTGGCTGAGAGAGTGGTACACTACTCAGAACTTGCTAAGATTTTACATAATCTGTACCCATCATTACAAATTTCAGACAAGTAAGTTCATTCCTCCTATGCTTCCAAGAATGCATATAAAATATGAATTGTTCAATGTATGCCTGAACTGAAACTAAGAAAGTATAAAATATCCTTCAGCACTAAAATTTTCAGAGCTTATTCTCACAACTGCAATTTAATATATCTGTCAAAATCCTTCAAACAAACTAGGTGGCAGAGTTTAGACCTTTTAAACAAAATTTCTAAAAAATGAGTTTAAATTTGATCACTGTCAAAAAGTCACAACCAATGTTCTGGGATCGTGCATTTTAAACATGTTTATCTCCTTAACTGTTATCAAAAAAATGTTTATCTCATTAACAAGCTTCACACCTCTTCCTTAAGAGTCTTTGCTTGTTCATGCTTCTCTTTCCTTAGACCATACAACAAACACAAATTAGACTATTGCTGTCAATGATGTTTCTCTTTGAGTTACAAAACCTCTCACAATGGTTACAAATGCAACTAAGTTCATTTTTTCTGCACCTACTGCTTCCCATACCTGTCTTCCTGT includes:
- the LOC127075164 gene encoding phenylacetaldehyde reductase — translated: MSGEGKVVCVTGASGYIASWIVKFLLQRGYTVRATVRDPSDPKKVDHLIKLDGAKERLQLFKADLLEQGSFDSIVEGCDGVFHTASPVRFVIDDPQAELIDPAVKGTLNVLKSCAKSPSVKRVVLTSSTSAVAFNTRPKNPGVIVDETWFSDPDFCRESQLWYTLSKTLAEAAAWKFVNENNIDMVVINPATVEGPLLQPEVNESVKPILNLINGIPFPNNTLGLVNVKDVANAHIHAYEIASASGRYCLAERVVHYSELAKILHNLYPSLQISDKCENEEPYLTTYQISKEKAESLGIEFTPLEVSLKETVESFREKKIVDF